TATCAAAATCCCACTCATAACCAGTTGGGTAGCCACTCGATTGATTAGTAAATTCCACTACTTCATTCGGCAGCACATGCAATTCTTCTGCTTCAAAATCTGCTTCCACTATATTGGATGATAATTCCAGACAGCAAACTGCATAATGTTCCATCCCGGAATATTCACCACCCCAATCCATGGTATGCGTACTCCAGTCCCAGGTATCATGCAGATATATATCATTGGATGAAGAATCATATCCCACTCCCAGCATGGCATGTCCAACAGTATCATTTGCCACAAAAATCAGCACCGGGCGACCAGCATCTATCTCTGCCATATAGTCAATAAAAGTAAAATAGGACACTCCCCCCGCTTGTGATGTATAATAATCTGCCGCATTATATCCACGTGATGATACAAAATTTGCCATACCAACACATCCATCCCTGTCTCTAAATCCCTCTCCTTCAGGAATACCCTGCAATCGGCTGCCATCTCGAGCAATATAAAATAACGTAGCCCCATCAGAAGCTCCCACACCATATTGACTTGTGCCCATATAATCACCGGTGCAATCTGCCCATTCATGAGGATCCCAGCCACCTGTCATCCAGGGATCTTCTCCCTCGTAACCAGAGGATACATAATAATCATCTACATGACCCCGTACATTCAAACCATCATATCCCTGGTGCGTGGCAGAAAGCGGACTTTCTCCCCAGCCCCAGGAAAGATTCGTGCTCGGACACACTCCCCCATTGGCTGGACCAGCATACATATTAGAATATCCATTGCGGTCATAATAGCCCATCATCATCGCAGCTGAGGTATTTGCACAGCCATAGCACCAGTCAAATGTCGGCACATCATCAATGATCACTACTTCCCGACGTAATCTTGCCTGCTCCACATCGACTGCCGGCATCCTGAAATCTGCTGGGGGCAAAGCATCAGCCACAAATTCCCAGATCTCATTTCCTGCGGCATCAAATAATACCCGGTTCACCCAGGCTGGCACATCTTTATCATTTTCTATCGACCATAAACTGCTTATTGCTGAGATTAATAATAAAATAAATATTGTTCTTCTGTAATTATTAAAACCCATCACTGCTAACTTGTTCATAAAACCTCCTGACATTAAGGACTATGAAATGATATATAATATATTTTCTGTCAATAAATTTCCCAGTCTCACCCCGTTTTTCCTTCGCATCTCAATGTTTGAGAAACCGACTGGTAGGGGCAGATCCAAGTATCTGCCCTCTTTCTATGAATATTAAAACAGCAAATTCTGGGCAGACCCAAGTGTCTGCCCCTTGTGCTTGCGTAAAAGCTCAACAATTAATTTCCGGAAGATACGTACTTGACTAAATCATTTGACATGTTTTTATCAATAATGTTCTTTAGTTTTGTAGAAAATATAAGTTGACCATAAGATATTTTACGTAAGATATATAGTTGGAGGAATTATGAAAATAAAGATAATGCTTTTACTGGCAATGCTGCTGGTATCGGGACTGGTTGCGGTTACATACTATGTGCCGTCTGATTTTTCTACGATACAGATTGGAATTAATTACATGGGAAACAATGATATTCTGCTGGTCTCTCCGGGAATATATTACGAAAATATAGATTTCCAGAGCAAGAGAATCACAGTTGCTTCGCTATATTATACAACTCAGGATACAAGTTATATCTCGCAAACTATCATTGACGGTAATAATAATGGCAGAGTGGTTGCTATCACTGACGTCAGTGGCGGTCACCCGGTGCTGAGCGGTTTCACTCTCCAGAATGGGCGTTCTGGTGGTGGTGCGGGAATTTACTGTTCTCATTCCCAAGCTATATTGTCCCATCTAATAATTAAAGATAATATAGCAACTGGAACTATGGCAATTGATACGGGGGGAGGTATTTACTGTGGAAATTCATCTCCAACCCTGAGCGATCTGCTAATCGAAAACAATTCTGGTGAACGCTGCGGAGGATTATTTTGCATAGATAGTCATCCTGAACTAAATAATGTAAATTTTATCGGAAATATATCTGATTCAAGTGGCGGAGGTGTGTATGGCTATAATGGTACAATAGAAATTTCTAATGGATGTTTTATCGGTAATAGTGCAGTGGAGGGAGGAGGCTTGTATAATTTTAATTCTAATACTTATCTGGAAGGAGTAACATTCACAGGTAATACAGCTATTAGGGAGGGAGGTGGTATCAGCAATGAATCATCGCTGGAATTCAGTATAGAAAATCGTTGCAATATTTATCTGAATAATGTAGAGAATCGTTATGGTGGCAGTGATATCTGCTCTACTGAGCCAATCTCAGTTTATGTAGATACTTTTACCGTTCTTTATCCAACCAGCTTTCATGCTCATCCAATAGAAAATTTTACCTTTGATGTTTTACAGGGTATTCAGAACCAGGTAGAAACTGATCTTTATGTATCTCCTGCTGGTGATAATGCCAATAGCGGACAGTCTTTTGCAGAGCCACTTAAAACAATACAGTATGCCTGCTCGATAATTCTGGCAAGCAGTGAAAATCCACTCACTATCTATCTTGCGGCAGGTACCTATAGCCCAGAGATAAATAACGAATTTTTCCCAGTTGTTTTACCTCCGTATGTCTCGCTGCTGGGTGCAGGACGGGAACTCACTATACTGGATGCAGATCACGTAGGAAGTGTGCTGAAAGTAAATAACAGCAATGATGTTACTGTCTCGGCAATGACTTTTACCCATGGCATGTCTCATCATTCTTCTGGTATCAGCTTTTTGAATTCATCTGCAGAATTATCTGACCTGAGAATCACAAACTGCATTTCTGAAGGTGAGGGCGGTGGTATAACTTTAAAGGAAGGAAACTATGATCTTCATAATATTATAATATCATATAATTCCGCCCGCAATGGTGGCGGTATTATGATCAGTTGTAGCGATATTGTTATAATGGACAGCCTGATAATTGAGAATAATTATGCTGATCAAATAGGCGGTGGTATATGTGGAAGGGCGAATGAAATACATATTTCTAATTCCCTGATCACTAACAACATTGCTGAGAATGATGGCGGTGGTGTATATTTATACGACCATACAAATCTATATCTTATTAATGTAGATATCATTGGTAATCAGGTGAATGAATATACTGCTGGAGGTATTTATGCCGGTTATTTTGCGGTGCTGGATATGTCTGATGTGACAATCGCCTATAATTCCTGTTCGGAAGCTGGGGGAGGTTTATATCTTTCAATATGTTCACAACCAGTATTTGATCCGATAAATCGCTGCAATATTTATCTAAATAATTTCGAGCAACGCAGCCTCGGTGCTGATATCTGTTCTAATGTGCCTGTAGAGATAATCGTGGATACTTTTACGGTCCTTTCTCCTACTGATTATCTCGCCGTCCCTATTGATAATTTTACCTTCGATATCCTGAACAGCAAGCTGCCGCAGGCAGCAGCAGATCTGTATGTCTCACCGGAGGGAGATAATGCCAATAGCGGATTGACGGATGATGAACCTTTAAAGACGATCCAGTGCGCCTGCTCAATAATTCAGGCAGACAGCTTAAATCACCGCACAATCACACTGCTTCCAGGGACTTACAGCTATTCATCTAACGGAGAATATTTCCCCATTTCGCTGCCGGATAATGTGACTCTTACTGGTGCTAACCAAGGAAGTGTTATCCTTAATGCAGAGTCCAATTCTACAGTTGTCAGGTTTTATCACTCAATTAATAATACTATTGCTAACCTGAAAATCATCAACGGATATGATGATGTAGGCGGGGGGATATGTTGCTGGCGTTCCAGTCCATATATTCATAATGTCACTCTGCAGAATAATACTGTACCCAGTAATTATGGTGGAGCAATTTTTATATATGATGACTCTGATCCTTTGCTTGTCAGCGTCAAAGTACAGTATAATAATGCCCCCCATGGAGCCGGTATTGCCATCATGGATGCCAGTGCAACCTTGCATAACGTGATGATCGAAAATAATTCTGCTTCCAGAAAAGGAAGCGGCTTGAACTGTATTAATTCGGACGTAAATCTCCAGGATGTGTTAATATCGGAAAATAATGCTCAGCAAACCGGAGGTGGCATTTATTGCGAAAATTCAAACCTGATTATGTCAAATTGCCTTATTCATGATAATATTGCAATCGAGTCCGGAGGAGGCATTTATTGTAAGGATAATTCTCTGATGCAGATTAATAGTTCTACCTTTTATCAGAATTCTGCCAGCTCTGGCTCAGGGATATATGCCGGGTATTTTTCCAGTATTTACCTGGTAAATGATATTTTCTGGGATAATACCGATGAAGAGATTTATTTTTTTGGTTCCACTTTATCCGACA
Above is a genomic segment from Candidatus Stygibacter australis containing:
- a CDS encoding FlgD immunoglobulin-like domain containing protein; this translates as MKIKIMLLLAMLLVSGLVAVTYYVPSDFSTIQIGINYMGNNDILLVSPGIYYENIDFQSKRITVASLYYTTQDTSYISQTIIDGNNNGRVVAITDVSGGHPVLSGFTLQNGRSGGGAGIYCSHSQAILSHLIIKDNIATGTMAIDTGGGIYCGNSSPTLSDLLIENNSGERCGGLFCIDSHPELNNVNFIGNISDSSGGGVYGYNGTIEISNGCFIGNSAVEGGGLYNFNSNTYLEGVTFTGNTAIREGGGISNESSLEFSIENRCNIYLNNVENRYGGSDICSTEPISVYVDTFTVLYPTSFHAHPIENFTFDVLQGIQNQVETDLYVSPAGDNANSGQSFAEPLKTIQYACSIILASSENPLTIYLAAGTYSPEINNEFFPVVLPPYVSLLGAGRELTILDADHVGSVLKVNNSNDVTVSAMTFTHGMSHHSSGISFLNSSAELSDLRITNCISEGEGGGITLKEGNYDLHNIIISYNSARNGGGIMISCSDIVIMDSLIIENNYADQIGGGICGRANEIHISNSLITNNIAENDGGGVYLYDHTNLYLINVDIIGNQVNEYTAGGIYAGYFAVLDMSDVTIAYNSCSEAGGGLYLSICSQPVFDPINRCNIYLNNFEQRSLGADICSNVPVEIIVDTFTVLSPTDYLAVPIDNFTFDILNSKLPQAAADLYVSPEGDNANSGLTDDEPLKTIQCACSIIQADSLNHRTITLLPGTYSYSSNGEYFPISLPDNVTLTGANQGSVILNAESNSTVVRFYHSINNTIANLKIINGYDDVGGGICCWRSSPYIHNVTLQNNTVPSNYGGAIFIYDDSDPLLVSVKVQYNNAPHGAGIAIMDASATLHNVMIENNSASRKGSGLNCINSDVNLQDVLISENNAQQTGGGIYCENSNLIMSNCLIHDNIAIESGGGIYCKDNSLMQINSSTFYQNSASSGSGIYAGYFSSIYLVNDIFWDNTDEEIYFFGSTLSDTFCLVYSDIQDGADGIIHGNTGIFNITEGNIALNPQFVSIPESDFQLQEDSPCIDTGIDFYEYNDLVLIDLDESEFYGIAPDMGCCEYIADESLPADVPSTLNLTISPNPFNPSTTINFNLPEASHTKLAIYNIKGQLVQMLVDDILPAGNHTSIWNGCDNQNNDLSSGVYLLSLQTDEFVKMQKITLIK